In Vibrio parahaemolyticus, one genomic interval encodes:
- the nirD gene encoding nitrite reductase small subunit NirD produces the protein MAALTKVKLCQLDDLMPFIGATVLIEGEHVALFYIPDSGVYAVQDWDPIGKAYVMSRGIVGDIDGEMCVASPLYKQHFSLKSGQCLEDEAHCLKTWRVTVDDNQVCYLAKE, from the coding sequence ATGGCAGCTTTAACCAAAGTGAAATTGTGTCAGCTTGATGACCTAATGCCGTTTATCGGTGCTACTGTATTGATTGAAGGCGAGCATGTCGCGTTATTCTACATTCCTGATAGCGGTGTTTACGCTGTTCAGGATTGGGACCCAATTGGTAAGGCTTATGTGATGAGTCGAGGGATTGTCGGTGATATCGATGGTGAGATGTGTGTTGCGTCACCACTGTACAAACAGCATTTCAGCTTAAAGAGCGGGCAGTGTTTGGAAGACGAGGCGCACTGTCTAAAAACGTGGCGAGTAACGGTCGACGATAATCAGGTCTGCTACTTAGCTAAGGAATGA
- a CDS encoding PPC domain-containing DNA-binding protein gives MSIEVIAVRLTKGMDLKLSLAKLVEKHGIKAGSIASCVGCISQLNLRLAGAESTLTKQNPFEIVSMMGTLTAEHQHVHISVSDREGRVWGGHLLEGTVIDTTAELIIHSYSELEFTRAMDDSTGYTELQVNPSK, from the coding sequence ATGTCGATTGAAGTAATAGCAGTACGTCTTACCAAAGGCATGGACTTAAAGCTGAGCCTAGCGAAATTGGTCGAGAAGCACGGTATCAAAGCGGGTTCGATTGCTTCATGCGTTGGCTGTATCTCTCAGCTCAACCTTCGTTTGGCAGGTGCAGAGAGTACGTTAACCAAACAAAATCCATTTGAAATCGTCTCTATGATGGGAACCCTCACGGCTGAACATCAGCACGTTCATATCTCGGTGTCTGATCGTGAAGGACGAGTTTGGGGTGGGCATTTGCTAGAAGGCACAGTGATTGATACTACCGCAGAATTGATCATCCATTCTTACTCAGAACTTGAGTTCACTAGAGCGATGGACGACTCGACTGGCTATACCGAACTACAAGTGAATCCTTCCAAATAG
- a CDS encoding TetR/AcrR family transcriptional regulator, translated as MARKANFDREEKLLVAMDVFWRKGFANTSISDLTDELNINRFSLYNTYGDKQQLYYEALDAYLKKVSLPSLTDLEKDGASLPELESFLKSFAELQRKRSCGCFIQNALVEHAGEDDDVLRKGHFLFDHLIDIIADALTNAQKETLVPKTLKPEELARFVLNNMQGMRVLGKAKRYADLDTALSCLLVLIRK; from the coding sequence ATGGCAAGAAAAGCCAACTTCGATCGAGAAGAAAAACTCTTAGTCGCTATGGACGTTTTTTGGCGCAAAGGTTTTGCTAATACATCCATTTCTGATCTCACTGACGAGTTGAATATCAACCGCTTTAGCCTTTACAACACCTATGGTGATAAGCAGCAGCTTTACTACGAAGCACTGGATGCTTATCTAAAAAAAGTCTCGTTGCCCTCACTCACCGACTTAGAGAAAGACGGCGCATCCCTGCCAGAACTTGAGTCTTTCCTTAAGTCCTTTGCAGAGCTGCAACGCAAGCGAAGTTGTGGTTGTTTTATCCAAAATGCGCTTGTGGAGCACGCTGGCGAAGACGATGACGTACTGCGCAAAGGGCATTTTTTGTTTGACCATCTTATCGACATCATTGCAGATGCGCTGACTAATGCGCAAAAAGAAACCTTAGTGCCGAAAACGTTGAAACCAGAAGAACTCGCCCGTTTTGTTCTCAACAACATGCAAGGCATGCGCGTACTTGGCAAAGCCAAACGTTATGCCGATTTGGATACGGCGCTTTCCTGCTTGCTGGTTTTGATTAGGAAGTAA
- a CDS encoding glutathione S-transferase, which yields MKLYETAMTPSCKRVSIFLKEIGGEVERVALNVREGDNLSESFKQKSVNGKVPLLELDGGTTICESVAICRYLDEAFENDLALFGANQLERAQVEMWHRVVEFQGLYAAFQAFRNITAIYQDRENCVAAWGEESKSRVLEFLPTLDKRLSESEYIATDQFSVVDITGYIFIGFAVNGLSIEVFEKYPNIARWFEQVSARDAFQS from the coding sequence ATGAAGCTCTATGAAACAGCAATGACTCCAAGTTGTAAGCGAGTTAGCATTTTTTTAAAGGAAATTGGTGGAGAGGTTGAGCGTGTCGCGTTGAACGTGCGTGAGGGTGATAATCTATCTGAATCTTTCAAGCAAAAAAGCGTGAATGGCAAAGTGCCATTACTGGAGCTAGACGGTGGCACAACGATCTGTGAAAGCGTGGCTATTTGCCGCTATCTCGATGAAGCGTTTGAAAATGACTTAGCTCTGTTTGGCGCAAATCAATTAGAACGAGCACAGGTGGAAATGTGGCACCGTGTCGTCGAGTTCCAAGGCCTTTATGCGGCATTCCAAGCGTTTCGCAACATTACGGCGATTTATCAAGATCGTGAAAATTGTGTGGCGGCGTGGGGTGAAGAATCCAAGTCTCGCGTCCTCGAGTTTTTGCCAACCTTAGATAAACGTTTGTCAGAGAGTGAATACATCGCGACAGACCAGTTTTCCGTTGTCGATATTACCGGTTATATTTTCATTGGTTTTGCGGTGAATGGTTTGAGTATTGAAGTCTTCGAGAAGTACCCAAACATCGCTCGCTGGTTTGAACAAGTGTCTGCCCGAGACGCATTCCAAAGCTAA